The proteins below are encoded in one region of Tamandua tetradactyla isolate mTamTet1 chromosome 9, mTamTet1.pri, whole genome shotgun sequence:
- the CTTN gene encoding src substrate cortactin isoform X1, with product MWKASAGHAVSISQDDGGADDWETDPDFVNDVSEKEQRWGAKTVKGSGHQEHINIHKLRENVFQEHQILKEKELETGPKASHGYGGKFGVEQDRMDKSAVGHEYQSKLSKHCSQVDSVRGFGGKFGVQVDRVDQSAVGFEYQGKTEKHASQKDYSSGFGGRFGVQADRVDRSAVGFDYQGKTEKHESQKDYSKGFGGKYGIDKDKVDKSAVGFEYQGKTEKHESQKDYVKGFGGKFGVQTDRQDKCALGWDHQEKLQLHESQKDYKTGFGGRFGVQSERQDSSAVGFDYKEQPAKHESQQDYSKGFGGKYGVQKDRMDKNASTFEEVAKGSSAYQKTVPVEAVNSKTSNIRANFENLAKEKEQEDRRKAEAERAQRMAKEKQEQEEARRKLEEQARAKKQTPPASPPPQPAEEKRPASPVYEDAASCTTEPCYQGPGGPVSAPEPAYSVEAAGYREAGGQGLAYAPEAVYETTDTAAHYPAEENTYDEYENELGITALALYDYQAAGDDEISFDPDDIITNIEMIDDGWWRGVCRGRYGLFPANYVELRQ from the exons CATACACAAGCTGAGAGAGAATGTTTTTCAAGAGCACCAGATCCTCAAGGAGAAGGAACTTGAAACAGGACCCAAAGCATCCCATGGCTATGGCGGGAAGTTTGGCGTGGAACAGGATAGGATGGATAAA TCGGCTGTTGGCCATGAGTATCAGTCAAAGCTTTCCAAACACTGCTCGCAAGTTGACTCAGTCCGGGGCTTTGGAGGCAAATTTGGAGTTCAGGTGGACAGAGTTGACCAG TCTGCCGTGGGCTTTGAGTACCAGGGTAAAACTGAGAAGCACGCCTCGCAGAAAG ACTATTCCAGTGGTTTCGGCGGCAGGTTCGGCGTGCAGGCCGACCGGGTGGACAGGAGCGCCGTGGGCTTCGACTACCAGGGCAAGACAGAGAAGCACGAGTCTCAGAAAG ATTACTCCAAAGGTTTTGGTGGCAAATATGGGATTGACAAGGATAAAGTGGACAAAAGTGCCGTCGGCTTTGAGTATCAAGGCAAAACGGAGAAGCACGAGTCACAGAAAG ACTACGTGAAAGGGTTTGGAGGCAAGTTTGGtgtacagacagacagacaagacAAGTGTGCCCTTGGCTGGGACCACCAGGAGAAATTGCAGCTGCATGAATCCCAAAAag ATTATAAGACTGGTTTCGGAGGCAGATTTGGTGTTCAGTCCGAGAGGCAGGACTCCTCTGCTGTGGGGTTTGATTACAAGGAACAGCCGGCCAAGCACGAGTCCCAGCAAG ACTACTCCAAAGGATTTGGCGGGAAGTACGGGGTCCAAAAGGATCGGATGGATAAG AATGCATCCACCTTTGAAGAGGTTGCAAAAGGCTCCTCTGCCTACCAGAAGACTGTCCCTGTTGAAGCTG TGAACAGCAAAACCAGTAATATCCGAGCCAACTTTGAAAACCTCGCGAAGGAGAAGGAACAAGAAGACAGACGGAAGGCTGAGGCTGAGAGGGCACAGCGGATGGCTAAGGAGAAACAAGAGcaggaagaggccaggagaaaACTGGAA GAGCAAGCCAGAGCCAAAAAGCAGACTCCGCCTGCGTCCCCGCCTCCCCAGCCGGCTGAAGAGAAGCGGCCGGCAAGCCCTGTCTATGAG GACGCAGCTTCCTGCACGACAGAGCCTTGCTACCAAGGCCCTGGCGGCCCCGTGAGCGCTCCGGAGCCCGCCTACAGCGTGGAGGCCGCGGGCTACCGAGAGGCTGGAGGGCAGGGCCTGGCCTACGCCCCCGAGGCCGTCTACGAGACCACGGACACCGCAGCCCACTACCCGGCAG AGGAAAATACGTACGACGAGTATGAGAACGAGCTGGGCATCACGGCCCTCGCCCTGTACGACTACCAGGCCG CGGGTGACGATGAGATCTCGTTCGACCCCGATGACATTATCACCAACATTGAAATGATCGACGACGGCTGGTGGCGTGGCGTGTGCAGGGGCCGCTACGGGCTCTTCCCCGCCAACTACGTGGAGCTGCGCCAGTAG